The Mercurialis annua linkage group LG2, ddMerAnnu1.2, whole genome shotgun sequence genome contains a region encoding:
- the LOC126669190 gene encoding 30S ribosomal protein S20, chloroplastic, giving the protein MAAAILSSSSCFSVPTKLKNLSLTSSSSANYPSLSFSSSISHHLFNKGCLSMSVVVKRPIGHSIVCEAAPMKRPDSAAKRARQAEKRRVYNKSHKSEVRTRMKKVLEALDGLRKKPDAQAEEVFPIEKLIADAYSVIDKAVKVGTLHRNTGARRKSRLARRKKAVEIHHGWYTPAPAPETVT; this is encoded by the exons ATGGCAGCAGCTATTTTATCTTCATCTTCTTGCTTCTCAGTTCCCACAAAACTCAAAAACCTGTCCctcacttcttcttcttctgctaATTACCCATCTCTCAGTTTCTCCTCTTCCATTTCCCACCATCTCTTCAACAAAG GGTGTTTGTCGATGAGCGTAGTGGTTAAAAGGCCAATTGGGCACTCCATTGTTTGTGAGGCTGCTCCCATGAAAAGACCTGATTCTGCTGCTAAAAGAGCTCGTCAAGCtgagaaacgacgcgtttacaACAAATCTCACAAGTCTGAAGTTAGAACCCGCATGAAGAAG GTCCTGGAAGCATTGGATGGTCTGAGAAAGAAACCCGATGCACAAGCAGAGGAGGTCTTTCCTATTGAGAAGCTTATTGCAGATGCATATTCGGTCATTGATAAGGCAGTAAAAGTGGGAACGTTGCACAGAAATACCGGAGCACGCAGAAAGTCACGACTTGCTCGGAGAAAAAAGGCTGTGGAGATTCACCACGGCTGGTATACCCCTGCTCCTGCACCAGAAACCGTTACTTAG